One Bradyrhizobium sp. ISRA464 genomic window carries:
- a CDS encoding AMP-binding protein translates to MRFIDYLDKGASLGADAPCLTMDGRDLSYCEVQRLSYRIARGLDRSGIAPGEKVAILSSNDPLAFACVFGISRAAAVWCPINPRNEANENKFILDQFDCSLLLFHSSFAPMVEAVRQDLPKLRALVCLDTELTFAPSFEHWLAGLTDDFYQRKTIDDLAMIPGTGGTTGKPKGVMLSGRNIEAMTALTLMGYPFKGRPIYLALAPLTHAAGVLCFPIMTLGGRVVIMHHPDIGEFLALIERYRVTHTFLPPTVIYMLLDHPSLDRAKLGSLQCFWYGAAPISAARLAEALQRIGPMAQLFGQTEAPMMISMMAPDEHYNPDGTIAMQRLASAGRIGPLVQAGIMDGEGKLLPTGSRGEIVVRGSLVMEGYYKNPEATAEASAHGWHHTGDIGYIDDDGYLYIVDRAKDMIITGGFNVCSIEVENALRAHEAVQDCAVIGLPDDKWGERIVAVVQPRAGHGIDAVALAAFVKQQIGSVKTPKQIEVWDDLPRSRVGKVLKPDIRARLAGRSGS, encoded by the coding sequence ATGCGCTTCATCGACTATCTCGACAAAGGCGCTTCGCTTGGCGCCGACGCGCCGTGCCTCACCATGGATGGACGCGACCTCAGCTACTGCGAGGTGCAGCGGCTCAGCTACCGGATCGCGCGCGGCCTCGACCGATCGGGTATTGCTCCAGGCGAGAAGGTCGCGATCCTCTCCAGCAACGATCCGCTGGCCTTCGCCTGCGTGTTCGGCATCTCGCGCGCCGCTGCGGTGTGGTGCCCGATCAATCCGCGCAACGAGGCGAACGAGAACAAGTTCATCCTCGACCAGTTCGATTGCAGCCTGCTGCTGTTTCATTCGAGCTTTGCGCCGATGGTCGAAGCCGTCAGACAGGACCTGCCGAAGCTGCGCGCGCTGGTCTGCCTCGACACCGAGCTGACCTTCGCGCCGTCGTTCGAGCACTGGCTCGCCGGTCTCACCGACGATTTCTATCAACGTAAGACGATCGACGACCTCGCGATGATCCCGGGCACCGGCGGCACCACCGGCAAGCCGAAGGGCGTCATGCTCTCGGGGCGCAACATCGAGGCGATGACGGCGCTGACGCTGATGGGCTACCCTTTCAAGGGCCGCCCGATCTATCTCGCGCTGGCGCCGCTGACCCATGCCGCCGGCGTGCTCTGCTTTCCGATCATGACGCTCGGCGGCCGTGTCGTGATCATGCATCACCCTGATATCGGCGAGTTCCTCGCGCTGATCGAGCGCTATCGCGTCACGCACACCTTCCTGCCGCCGACCGTGATCTACATGCTGCTCGACCATCCCAGCCTGGATCGGGCGAAGCTCGGCTCGCTGCAATGCTTCTGGTATGGCGCCGCCCCGATCTCGGCTGCGCGGCTGGCGGAAGCGTTGCAGCGGATCGGGCCGATGGCGCAATTGTTCGGCCAGACCGAAGCGCCGATGATGATCTCGATGATGGCGCCCGACGAGCACTACAATCCCGACGGCACGATCGCGATGCAGCGCCTCGCGTCGGCCGGACGGATCGGCCCGCTGGTCCAGGCCGGCATCATGGACGGTGAGGGCAAGTTGTTGCCGACCGGATCGCGCGGCGAGATCGTGGTGCGCGGCTCGCTGGTGATGGAGGGCTACTACAAGAATCCCGAAGCCACGGCCGAGGCCTCGGCGCACGGATGGCACCACACCGGTGACATCGGCTACATCGACGACGACGGCTATCTCTACATCGTCGACCGCGCCAAGGACATGATCATCACCGGCGGTTTCAACGTCTGCTCGATCGAGGTCGAGAACGCGTTGCGCGCGCATGAGGCGGTGCAGGATTGCGCGGTGATCGGTTTGCCCGACGACAAATGGGGCGAACGCATCGTGGCCGTGGTGCAGCCGCGCGCCGGTCACGGCATCGATGCGGTTGCGCTCGCGGCCTTCGTCAAGCAGCAGATCGGCAGTGTCAAGACGCCGAAGCAGATCGAGGTCTGGGACGATCTCCCGCGCTCCAGGGTCGGCAAGGTGCTGAAGCCCGATATCCGCGCGCGGCTGGCGGGTCGCTCGGGCAGCTAG
- a CDS encoding DUF5938 domain-containing protein, which yields MSEKKPVVVYGVSGYTGRLVCEYLREYNIPFIAAGRDAAKVKAVVEKIPGIETADYEVVGVEHNVESLTKLFRGSRVVSNMVGPFIKYGSEVVEAALQAGCHYTDTTGEQDWVLLAQEKWGKAFAEKGLLLSPNLAQMYTTGEIAANICLETPGLDTLDILVFWKGFPTYASTQTIFTILKANWYYLEQNKFVEWDVTTRADVVVPGQHETAIAVPWGGTAHPVWFKNDPRVSNCRVLGGVLARPVMEGVVQTTQMVKEKIKPLPPAEQEKALADIAATLQASMPPRENPRVNTSIDSVHASGPLGRAHCVIHGNCNYKQTGMLQAYAAFALLQQPPKRTGFASGCQAFGHRELLGQLRSFGLVSKPIVTVHD from the coding sequence ATGAGCGAGAAGAAGCCCGTCGTCGTCTACGGTGTCTCAGGCTACACCGGCCGCTTGGTCTGCGAATATCTGCGCGAGTACAACATCCCCTTCATCGCCGCCGGCCGCGACGCCGCGAAGGTGAAGGCGGTGGTGGAGAAAATCCCCGGCATCGAAACCGCCGACTATGAGGTCGTCGGCGTCGAGCACAATGTCGAGTCGCTGACGAAACTGTTCCGCGGCTCGCGGGTCGTCAGCAACATGGTTGGCCCGTTCATCAAATACGGATCGGAAGTCGTGGAAGCCGCGCTGCAGGCCGGCTGCCACTACACTGACACCACCGGCGAACAGGACTGGGTGCTGCTGGCCCAGGAGAAATGGGGCAAGGCGTTCGCCGAGAAGGGCCTGCTGCTGTCGCCGAATCTGGCGCAGATGTACACGACCGGTGAGATCGCCGCCAATATCTGCCTGGAGACGCCCGGCCTCGACACGCTCGACATCCTGGTGTTCTGGAAGGGCTTCCCGACCTACGCCTCGACGCAGACGATCTTCACCATCCTCAAGGCGAACTGGTACTACCTCGAGCAGAACAAGTTCGTCGAATGGGACGTCACCACGCGCGCCGACGTCGTCGTGCCGGGCCAGCACGAGACCGCGATCGCGGTGCCGTGGGGCGGCACCGCGCATCCGGTCTGGTTCAAGAACGATCCGCGCGTCAGCAATTGCCGCGTGCTCGGCGGCGTGCTCGCGCGCCCGGTGATGGAAGGCGTGGTGCAGACCACGCAGATGGTGAAGGAGAAGATCAAGCCGCTGCCGCCGGCGGAGCAGGAGAAGGCCCTGGCCGACATCGCCGCCACCCTGCAGGCCTCGATGCCGCCGCGCGAAAATCCGCGCGTCAACACCTCGATCGACTCGGTCCACGCATCCGGGCCGCTCGGCCGCGCGCATTGCGTGATCCACGGCAACTGCAACTACAAGCAGACCGGCATGCTGCAGGCCTATGCGGCGTTCGCGCTGCTGCAACAGCCGCCGAAGCGCACCGGCTTCGCCTCAGGATGCCAGGCATTCGGCCACCGCGAGCTGCTCGGGCAATTGCGCAGCTTCGGGCTCGTCAGCAAGCCGATCGTGACCGTGCACGATTGA
- a CDS encoding SDR family oxidoreductase, with the protein MSGKSLEGRKALVTGGARGIGAAIAQALARSGAAIMIADILEETGRSTATEIGKAGVKTGFAQLDVTDDAQWERAVAATVATLGGYDILINSAGIEITSLVSEIKAEDARRMCDVNIVGTVLGMKHAFRAMRPGGLAGKGGAIVNIASVAATIAFPSIAVYSGTKSAVDRMTRVAAMEAGKLGYGVRVNCIYPGLIPTDMGMQLANDIVKIGLAPAVNAAVGSVVEQTPLGRLAEVSDIADAAVFLCSNDARFITGIGLPVDGGMGM; encoded by the coding sequence ATGAGTGGGAAGAGCCTTGAAGGCAGGAAAGCCCTGGTCACCGGCGGCGCCCGGGGTATCGGAGCCGCCATCGCGCAGGCACTGGCGCGGTCCGGCGCGGCGATCATGATCGCCGACATTCTCGAGGAGACCGGCAGGTCGACCGCCACCGAGATCGGCAAGGCCGGCGTGAAGACCGGCTTCGCCCAGCTCGACGTCACCGACGACGCGCAATGGGAAAGGGCTGTCGCGGCCACTGTCGCTACGCTCGGCGGCTACGACATCCTCATCAACAGCGCCGGCATCGAGATCACCTCGCTGGTCAGCGAGATCAAGGCCGAGGACGCGCGGCGGATGTGCGACGTCAACATCGTCGGCACCGTGCTCGGCATGAAGCACGCCTTCCGCGCGATGCGGCCGGGCGGGCTGGCCGGCAAGGGCGGTGCGATCGTCAACATCGCCTCCGTCGCGGCGACGATCGCCTTCCCGAGCATCGCGGTCTACTCGGGCACCAAATCTGCGGTCGATCGCATGACGCGGGTTGCGGCGATGGAAGCCGGCAAGCTCGGCTACGGCGTGCGCGTCAACTGCATCTATCCCGGCCTGATCCCCACCGACATGGGGATGCAGCTCGCCAACGACATCGTGAAAATCGGACTCGCACCCGCCGTCAATGCCGCCGTCGGCTCGGTGGTTGAGCAAACGCCGCTCGGCCGCCTCGCCGAGGTCAGCGACATCGCGGACGCCGCCGTGTTCCTGTGCTCGAACGATGCGCGCTTTATCACTGGCATCGGTCTGCCGGTCGACGGCGGCATGGGCATGTAG
- a CDS encoding TetR/AcrR family transcriptional regulator produces the protein MARLVTAQRVAVAAEALRDEKFNARRIELAEAALETLGELGFARTSLREIAQNSAFTHGVFHYYFSDKLDLICCCVRHYKAKCVTRYDEVVATAKTRKELTDGFLAKLATTLREDARMHRLWYDLRSQAMFEAAFRKDVLEIDKSLEAMIWRVASRYAELDGKRLTTSPAALYALFDGLFQSALLRHLANDETAIPEFLDEVRRILPTIC, from the coding sequence ATGGCGCGGCTGGTAACGGCCCAACGGGTGGCGGTAGCGGCCGAGGCACTGCGCGACGAGAAATTCAACGCGCGGCGAATCGAGCTTGCGGAAGCCGCGCTGGAAACGCTCGGCGAACTCGGCTTCGCGCGCACCAGCCTGCGCGAGATCGCGCAGAACTCCGCGTTCACGCACGGCGTGTTTCACTACTACTTCAGCGACAAGCTCGACCTGATCTGCTGCTGCGTGCGGCACTACAAGGCGAAATGCGTGACGCGATATGACGAGGTCGTCGCGACGGCGAAGACGCGCAAGGAGCTGACGGACGGCTTTCTCGCCAAGCTTGCGACGACGCTGCGCGAGGACGCCCGCATGCACCGGCTGTGGTACGATCTGCGCTCGCAGGCGATGTTCGAGGCCGCCTTTCGCAAGGACGTGCTCGAGATCGACAAGAGCCTGGAAGCCATGATCTGGCGCGTCGCCTCGCGCTATGCCGAGCTGGACGGCAAGCGGCTCACGACGTCGCCGGCCGCGCTCTACGCGCTGTTCGACGGCCTGTTCCAGAGCGCGCTGCTCAGGCATCTCGCCAACGACGAGACGGCGATCCCCGAGTTCCTCGACGAAGTCAGGCGCATCCTGCCAACGATTTGCTGA
- the ptsN gene encoding PTS IIA-like nitrogen regulatory protein PtsN, translated as MPITDLVAPEAILPALKVISKKQALQELAARASALTGQNERAIFEVLLQREKLGTTAVGYGVAIPHGKLPKLEKLFGLFARLERPIDFEAMDGQPVDLIFLLLAPEGAGADHLKALARIARLLRDQDVAKKLRASRDAQAIYSVLALPPASAA; from the coding sequence ATGCCGATTACCGATTTGGTCGCACCCGAGGCGATTCTCCCGGCTTTGAAAGTCATCAGCAAGAAGCAGGCGCTGCAGGAACTCGCGGCGCGTGCCTCGGCTCTGACCGGGCAGAACGAACGCGCGATCTTCGAGGTGCTGCTGCAGCGCGAGAAGCTTGGCACCACCGCCGTCGGCTATGGCGTCGCCATTCCGCACGGCAAGCTGCCAAAGCTGGAGAAGCTGTTCGGCTTGTTCGCCCGTCTCGAACGCCCGATCGATTTCGAGGCGATGGACGGTCAGCCGGTCGACCTGATCTTCCTGCTGCTGGCGCCGGAAGGCGCCGGTGCCGACCACCTCAAGGCGCTGGCGCGCATTGCCCGCCTGCTGCGCGACCAGGACGTCGCCAAGAAGCTGCGCGCCTCGCGCGACGCGCAGGCGATCTACTCGGTGCTCGCGCTGCCGCCCGCGAGCGCGGCGTAA
- the raiA gene encoding ribosome-associated translation inhibitor RaiA: protein MTLRISGKSISIGEALRARVSERTDEVLRKYFDGNYSGHITLSKDGFGFRTDCALHLDSGITLEAESNATDAYASADAALLMIEKRLRRYKSRLKDRSARKAYAANAALAELNGVGLDAPSYVIEAPENEDEVTEYSPVIIAEATTALKRLSVSEAVMELDLSGASCLVFQHGGSGRVNIIYRRTDGNVGWVDPPAVTP from the coding sequence ATGACCCTTCGAATCTCGGGAAAGAGCATCAGCATCGGCGAAGCGCTTCGCGCGCGCGTCAGCGAGCGCACCGACGAGGTCCTGCGAAAGTACTTTGATGGCAACTATTCCGGTCACATCACGCTGAGCAAGGATGGCTTCGGCTTCCGGACCGATTGCGCGCTGCATCTGGATTCCGGCATCACGCTGGAAGCCGAGTCCAACGCCACCGACGCCTATGCCAGCGCCGACGCCGCGCTCCTGATGATCGAGAAGCGCCTGCGCCGCTACAAGAGCCGGCTGAAGGACCGCTCGGCCCGCAAGGCCTATGCCGCGAACGCCGCACTCGCCGAACTGAACGGTGTCGGGCTCGATGCGCCGAGCTATGTCATCGAGGCGCCCGAGAACGAGGACGAGGTCACCGAGTACAGCCCCGTGATCATTGCGGAAGCAACCACCGCGCTGAAGCGGCTGTCGGTCAGCGAAGCTGTCATGGAGCTGGACCTGTCGGGCGCGTCCTGCCTGGTGTTCCAGCACGGCGGCAGCGGGCGGGTGAACATCATTTACCGTCGTACGGACGGCAATGTCGGCTGGGTCGATCCCCCGGCGGTTACCCCCTGA
- the rpoN gene encoding RNA polymerase factor sigma-54 codes for MALTQRLEFRQSQSLVMTPQLMQAIKLLQLSNLDLSAFVEEELERNPLLERAADGPEPPVAGEAAMERPDYGDSGGDGDDGGEPGDMAGGSVAEAFEPGQEEWLNRDLGTRAEIEQTLDTGLDNVFSEEPAEAAARAAQDAPPSVYTEWGGGASSDDEYNLEAFVAAEVTLADHLAEQLAVAFSAPAQRMIGQYLIDLVDEAGYLPADLGQAAERLGTSQAAVDEVVATLQKFDPPGVCARNLSECLAIQLRELNRYDPAMQALVEHLDLLAKRDIAGLRKLCGVDDEDITDMIAEIRRLDPKPGLKFGTSRAQTMVPDVYVRPGPDGGWHVELNSDTLPRVLVNQTYYAELSKTIRKDGDKSYFTDCLQNATWLVRALDQRARTILKVATEIVRQQDGFFTYGVAHLRPLNLKAVADAIQMHESTVSRVTANKYMATNRGSFELKYFFTASIASADGGEAHSAEAVRHHIKQLIDGEAPSAILSDDTIVERLRASGIDIARRTVAKYREAMRIPSSVQRRRDKQSMLGNALSASASSSDRSRDTTAAV; via the coding sequence ATGGCACTGACGCAAAGACTAGAGTTCCGCCAGTCGCAGTCGCTGGTCATGACGCCGCAGCTGATGCAGGCGATCAAGCTGCTGCAGCTGTCGAACCTGGACCTATCGGCCTTCGTCGAGGAGGAACTGGAACGCAACCCGCTGCTCGAGCGGGCCGCGGATGGTCCTGAGCCGCCGGTGGCAGGCGAGGCCGCCATGGAGCGGCCGGACTATGGCGATTCCGGCGGTGATGGCGACGACGGCGGCGAACCGGGCGACATGGCCGGCGGTTCCGTTGCCGAGGCATTCGAGCCCGGCCAGGAGGAATGGCTGAACCGCGATCTCGGCACCCGCGCCGAGATCGAGCAGACGCTGGATACCGGCCTCGACAACGTCTTTTCCGAGGAGCCGGCGGAAGCCGCCGCGCGCGCCGCGCAGGACGCGCCGCCTTCGGTCTACACCGAGTGGGGCGGAGGCGCCTCCAGCGACGACGAATACAATCTCGAAGCCTTTGTGGCCGCCGAGGTGACGCTGGCCGACCACCTCGCCGAACAGCTCGCGGTGGCCTTCTCCGCGCCCGCGCAGCGCATGATCGGGCAGTACCTGATAGACTTGGTCGACGAGGCCGGTTACCTGCCGGCCGATCTCGGCCAAGCCGCCGAGCGGCTCGGCACGTCGCAAGCCGCGGTCGACGAGGTCGTCGCGACGCTGCAGAAGTTCGATCCGCCGGGCGTGTGCGCGCGAAACTTGAGCGAATGCCTGGCGATCCAGCTGCGCGAGCTCAACCGTTACGATCCCGCGATGCAGGCGCTGGTCGAGCATCTCGACCTGCTTGCCAAGCGCGACATCGCTGGCTTGCGGAAGCTCTGCGGCGTCGACGACGAAGACATCACCGACATGATCGCGGAGATCCGCCGGCTCGATCCGAAGCCCGGGTTGAAGTTCGGCACGTCGCGGGCGCAGACCATGGTGCCTGACGTCTATGTGCGGCCGGGTCCCGATGGCGGCTGGCATGTCGAGCTCAACAGCGACACTCTGCCGCGTGTGCTGGTCAACCAGACCTACTACGCTGAGCTGTCGAAGACGATTCGCAAGGACGGTGACAAGTCGTACTTCACCGATTGCCTGCAGAATGCGACCTGGCTGGTGCGCGCGCTCGATCAGCGCGCCCGCACCATCCTGAAGGTTGCGACCGAAATCGTGCGCCAGCAGGACGGCTTCTTCACCTATGGCGTCGCGCATTTGCGGCCGCTGAACCTGAAGGCGGTCGCCGACGCGATCCAGATGCATGAATCGACGGTGTCGCGCGTCACCGCCAACAAGTACATGGCGACCAATCGCGGCAGTTTTGAATTGAAGTATTTCTTCACCGCGTCGATCGCGTCCGCCGACGGCGGCGAGGCGCATTCGGCGGAAGCGGTGCGTCACCACATCAAGCAATTGATCGACGGCGAGGCGCCGTCGGCGATCCTGTCCGACGACACGATCGTGGAACGTTTGCGGGCGTCCGGCATTGATATTGCCCGCCGCACCGTCGCGAAGTACCGCGAGGCGATGCGGATACCGTCCTCGGTACAGCGCCGCCGCGACAAACAGAGCATGCTCGGCAATGCCCTTTCGGCCTCAGCCTCCTCCTCCGACCGATCGCGCGATACTACGGCTGCAGTATAA